A stretch of DNA from Maniola hyperantus chromosome 14, iAphHyp1.2, whole genome shotgun sequence:
GGAGTGTTATTAACACCAGAAGAATCTACATCCAACTCCATCGTCGGCGAGGTTGCGCAACGGATAAAGGACTTGAGTGATATCGGCAAGGTAAACATTTCAAATTATCTAAAACCTCACGTTAAAATAACACGAGtacaattagataaatttaattttttatagaaaTCTGAAGCGGGCGAAGAAGAAGAATGGGCAATGGGAGCAGCGCACGATATTGCAAGGCTATGTGCGGAGGTAACGCTGAGGTGGCGTGCCTTTCTACACCACACCTCAGACCGACCGCACGTACATCATGCGCTAGCAGCACGACATCATGCTTTACGGTATTAAATCCTTTTTACTATACTCATAAAAACTATATGATAATAAAGGCGAGATAAAAATTAGGTAGTTGAGCAAGTATCTAGATCGTAGAAAAGATATGTACTTAGATCCATTTTTTGCATGAAAGAATAGCTAGTAATAGAAAGAGAAGTGATTCAGCCCTCTGAACTTTGATGTCTGTTCTCAAAGCACTTTCTGTACCTACGACAATAATAGCGATAGAAATTGAATGATTTTTTCTCTCCTATGTTTCAGAGTAAAGCGTTTTTCGGAATGCTTCTTCGTGCTTGATAATCCTCGGCACTCGCTCGCGGGTTGCTATGATAGCAACTACCAATCATATCAAAGCGTAGGCGAGGCCGTCCGACGGTCGCGCTACCTAGCGCTTTTACCGCCTCTTCCTGTACATTGCATCGCACTTGACGGCGACCCCCATATCATGCCTATCATATTTGAAGACAGGTACGATATTACCTTTTTCGTATGCCCTTTTTTctggttataataatataattacttcAATAGTGTCttcattaatttattactagGTATCAAGACACGGCTGAGTTTGCAAGGAGGCGATCGTTTTTAAATTCCAACGCAAATAAGTCTGGAAGTGGTAAGTATTGCTTTAAAATTAGAGTAAACTTTTAATTGCTATCACGGATAcattttaaagtaatttttgaaataacataaaatttttGTTTCTCGATATTTCAGATGCACACAATTTTCAGtataaaaataacacaaaatatttatttcagatcCGTTCCTATGTTCGGAACCTGTTAGGGAAGACTGTGCATGTAGTGTAAGTTCAATTATGGATTCAAGAAGACCATCTTCCGAAGCATCTAGGGTAACTCTGTCATTGCCTAAAACTACGATGGACGTCTTTGAACCAGAATACGGTGCCATCAAACCTAGCACAAGCGTAGTACAAGCGACGTTAACACTAGCGCCGCAGAAATCTTCTAGAGGGTCGCCAAAACGAACACTAGTAAAACAAAACGTTGTGGAAATGAGTAAACCCCATAATAAGCAATTAGAATTAACAGGGAGAAATAGATATATTGTACAAAATAACCAAATAAGCGAAATTCAACTACCACCAAACAACGTCTTTTCCTCGTGTCCCATACAACAAGGGCAACAAATGTCTCGATATTCGGCTTCAACTCTTTTGGACATCAATGCTACAAAAAGCAATGTTAACGTTTCACGCATAGGAAAAGATAAATCCGATCCCAACGAGGTTTTTAACCAAAAACATGAAATCATAAGTGGAGTTAGTACCCTACCTGCTCGACATAGCAAATCTTTAGATCAATTACGAGTGTCACAAATGACGCCACTTAATGTACAGACATTatcaaaaaatgttaaaaatagttCTAATACTTCTGTTAATTATCAAAAGTCTTACGTGCCACCACAGCAAATGAAACCCACGACACTACCAAGAAGCGTCACAACAACAGCTTATCCCACTAATACGACAACACGTTGTGAATCTAAAGGCGACGATTACAGAAGAAACATTAGTGAGTttagagaaaaatataaaaatcccgGCAATTCAAACATTCAGAATGTTCATGGAATGAACAATGAAGTGTTTCATAATGTAGGTTATAAGTATGATGGTACAATTAAAGGTAACGCTAACCAAATTTATGGTTACACTTTCGGTAATCAGGGTAATATACCAGTGAATAATGTTATTCGTAATCCGTTAGAATTCCAAAGAGGCTATAGTGTAAATTTACCCCGTCCTATGTTGCCTCCTCGAAATTCTTATCCACCGGTTAGTGGAAAAACTCAAGTGACTGATCAAAGCAACTTAGTTTCTAATAAACACGTTCATAGATCCAACTCAACACATATATTTCAACAGAGTATTGGAAATCAGCAAATTGATATTGAAGCTGCACGCAATCAATTGAGGCacgaattaaattattatctccAAAAAGGAGATTGGAGCTATGATTTTAATACAGGTAGCTTGATTCAGAACTACCAAAAGAAATCCAGTAAAAGTAGTGATGATAGTGGTTTTGTAATGACTTTAGATAGAAGCAGTGATGGGACGTCTAAATCAACTTACTCAAAAACACCCCCATCTACTCCACATTCTACAATACCTTCAATAAGACATAAGAAAAGTAGATCTAAAGACTCTAAATTGAATGCAAGTGCaaaagaaaatatgaaaatgaattCTAGTCGGGATTCTCTAAGCAGTCATCATTCTATTAAATCTAGAGATAGCAAATCTGACCGACAAACACCGAAATCTGATCGTAGTACTCCGAAATCTGATAGAGGCACTCCTAAATCAGGTAAAGCGACACCAAAATCTGGAGGCATTACTCCAAGATCAGGCTTAGCTACTCCGAAATCCGGAAGGGCTACTCCTAAATCTGGTGGGACAACGCCTAAAAGTGGAAGATCTAGTGGTAAGCCAGAAAGGCGATCTAAGCACAAACCTTCAGAAAAAATGACTCAACTTATGTCAGAAGCTGCATCATCTTCTAGTGATGAAAGTATACCTTTCGAACTTAGAAGATTAGAGGCATCATCAAGTGTCCCATATAGTCTTGACCATGGATCTGAATTGAGACATTGTAGAAGTGCTGCTTCAATAATTGAAGaacctaatttaaataatacattTGGTTCGgaatctttaccaaatttagCTCCACCTCCAGCTTTTGAATCACCACCATTAGACATAGATGATAAAGACTTCAAAATTTTACCACCCGAAAATTTCTCAAGTAAAGATGACAGACGTAGCAAAAGTTCAACTTCAAGCTTAAGTGAACAAAGTGGATGGGTTTCAAGTGGTCGCAGCTCAGGACCATCATCACCTGATAATGGGAGTTGCCAATTAAACCAAGACTTTCTTATCGCCAGTGGCACCAGTTCTACTAAAATTACAAACAAGAAAATTGAAGATAATATTGATAAACGAAAAAAAGATGGTGAAAAAATAAGTGAGTTTAAAAGAACTGTTCTCAATGGTGAACAACTTCGAGAACGTCTACTTAAATTAGCGGTCAAAGCTACTCAAAGTAGTTCAACTGAAAAAATTGAATGCTGTGATAAAGAAGTTTGTGAAGAATGTACAATATGTAGTGACTCTATTTGCACTGACAGTCAATGCgaatataataaaatgatgCATACAAACGGAATTGATACAGGTTGTAATTCTGATACATGTACAGCTAGTTGTTTTCAACAGTATTCTGAACCAAATATTAGTAAGGTGAATCAAAGACACAATTCATTCAGTGCTGTTCAAGGTAAAACCTATAGTTCTATAAACAAAAGTTCCAATGAAGCAACAGTTAAAAAATCACAAACAGTCAGTGACAACTTACACCCGTATATAAGAAAAGAAATACCGCCTAAAGCACAGCCGGATTCTGGAAAAtctaatacaataattaaaacaaagctGAAAGACCGAATAGAATATACGGAAAAATTAATAGCTGCAGAAATACGAAGTCTTTCAGTAGATCGCTCGTGTAAAAGTCATAAAATCCCAGCTGGACCGGTTGCAGCTATTCAAAAATACCAGGGTAAAGCAAAATCCGAAGTAGACTTGAGCCATTATGGTGGGGATAATGATTATGAACATTTACCACCACCTCAACAATTCAGAGATGCACCACCACCTCCTGATGAGTTTAAGGTAAGTTACGGCTACAAAATTCAGAAATACGtattcttataaaaataaataatgaacttAAAAAATCTCCTTAGGATCCACCGTCCAAATCTCCAATGGTAAGTCGGAGTAGCAGTAAATCGTCAACACCATCAAAAACTCCTCGTAAAGCAACACAACCTACAACGTTACAGCTGGATAACCCACTGTATCATGTTTGCGAAGGTAATCCtaatttaataacttatatttaattttttttaataactcatGCTTTTGCTTAAAAAACTAACTAACACTTGGCAATTGGTCTTCAACCAGGAATTTTAGAGAGACGAAAACTAAGACCTCATCAATCTATGAATAATGCTGCCACAACCTCAGCTAGCACGCTTAATAAAAGCCAGAGCACGGGAGAGTTGGCGAGCAGAAGTGAAAATGGTAATAATAAAAGTAGGTTGTTAGTCTACTTTTTCCTAGCATGTACCCATTTCGCTtgtttattcaaataataacTTACTTAATAATCAAAATTATAACCAATATAATCGTTGTGTATTTTAGAACAACGACAAAGTAATCTCATCAGTATATTTGGGTTAGCTGAATCGGAAAGGCTGTTCGTGAAATGTAGAGAAGAATTCAGGCAAAGCGTAAAATATCCAGGAGCAATATACTCAGACTTTCCTCCAGTGGAAAACTCCTTACCATATTTCCATATTAGTGATGAATACAGAATGTTTAACCCAGAAGGTAAACCGTAACGTATTTCTATATTAGTGATTAATACTAATACAGAAAGAGATAGAGTAACTTaacaaaaatttacatttttaaattgaGTTATTATGTTTTAGGTCTTCATCTCATAATATGCGTCCATGGTTTAGATGGAAATGCGGCAGACCTGCGCTTAGTCAAAACATATTTAGAACTAGGCTTGCCTGGAGCTCGATTAGATTTCCTTATGTCTGAAAGGAATCAAGGCGATACATTCTCCGCTTTCGACACAATGACTGATAGGTAAAGTATGATACAGtacctggcaggaaatattgtacatcgacttttagaaagagatagcggcttGATAGAGCGAGT
This window harbors:
- the LOC117988113 gene encoding protein FAM135A isoform X2, which encodes MSDLQATFEFSVELYKFYNVDLFQRGLYQVRVGLRVSPKVPVHIEATVSSGNGAARTGRPAANASLMGGIAASRAFQIMYRNEEVTLRDIVHFRAHLLVDSRNLKDSLERAEWSLAIELWCSEGAQSSTLTPVSCRVLKLHFQPAQGLHYHLPVLFDYFHLSAVSVTIHASLVALHQPYIKKSIMHYVQSCTPRSSKQWGKLMKSAGSNFNASGSLENILFGSAGKCAGGNSSKIAHARQVHAEVCGILLGSLEGLQNALTICGSTGVLLTPEESTSNSIVGEVAQRIKDLSDIGKKSEAGEEEEWAMGAAHDIARLCAEVTLRWRAFLHHTSDRPHVHHALAARHHALRVKRFSECFFVLDNPRHSLAGCYDSNYQSYQSVGEAVRRSRYLALLPPLPVHCIALDGDPHIMPIIFEDRYQDTAEFARRRSFLNSNANKSGSDPFLCSEPVREDCACSVSSIMDSRRPSSEASRVTLSLPKTTMDVFEPEYGAIKPSTSVVQATLTLAPQKSSRGSPKRTLVKQNVVEMSKPHNKQLELTGRNRYIVQNNQISEIQLPPNNVFSSCPIQQGQQMSRYSASTLLDINATKSNVNVSRIGKDKSDPNEVFNQKHEIISGVSTLPARHSKSLDQLRVSQMTPLNVQTLSKNVKNSSNTSVNYQKSYVPPQQMKPTTLPRSVTTTAYPTNTTTRCESKGDDYRRNISEFREKYKNPGNSNIQNVHGMNNEVFHNVGYKYDGTIKGNANQIYGYTFGNQGNIPVNNVIRNPLEFQRGYSVNLPRPMLPPRNSYPPVSGKTQVTDQSNLVSNKHVHRSNSTHIFQQSIGNQQIDIEAARNQLRHELNYYLQKGDWSYDFNTGSLIQNYQKKSSKSSDDSGFVMTLDRSSDGTSKSTYSKTPPSTPHSTIPSIRHKKSRSKDSKLNASAKENMKMNSSRDSLSSHHSIKSRDSKSDRQTPKSDRSTPKSDRGTPKSGKATPKSGGITPRSGLATPKSGRATPKSGGTTPKSGRSSGKPERRSKHKPSEKMTQLMSEAASSSSDESIPFELRRLEASSSVPYSLDHGSELRHCRSAASIIEEPNLNNTFGSESLPNLAPPPAFESPPLDIDDKDFKILPPENFSSKDDRRSKSSTSSLSEQSGWVSSGRSSGPSSPDNGSCQLNQDFLIASGTSSTKITNKKIEDNIDKRKKDGEKISEFKRTVLNGEQLRERLLKLAVKATQSSSTEKIECCDKEVCEECTICSDSICTDSQCEYNKMMHTNGIDTGCNSDTCTASCFQQYSEPNISKVNQRHNSFSAVQGKTYSSINKSSNEATVKKSQTVSDNLHPYIRKEIPPKAQPDSGKSNTIIKTKLKDRIEYTEKLIAAEIRSLSVDRSCKSHKIPAGPVAAIQKYQGKAKSEVDLSHYGGDNDYEHLPPPQQFRDAPPPPDEFKDPPSKSPMVSRSSSKSSTPSKTPRKATQPTTLQLDNPLYHVCEGILERRKLRPHQSMNNAATTSASTLNKSQSTGELASRSENEQRQSNLISIFGLAESERLFVKCREEFRQSVKYPGAIYSDFPPVENSLPYFHISDEYRMFNPEGLHLIICVHGLDGNAADLRLVKTYLELGLPGARLDFLMSERNQGDTFSAFDTMTDRLIQEIVTHIQNSSEPARISFVGHSLGTIIIRSALARPQMKPFLGKLHTFLSLSGPHLGTLYNSSGLVNAGMWFMQKWKKSGSLLQLSLRDTPDPRQSFLYCLSERSQLHQFKHILLCGSGQDRYVPLHSARLELCKAAAKDASLLGQAYREMVHNMVSPLAARASSVSVVRYDVQHALPHTASALVGRAAHIAALDSDLFIEKFLLVSALKYFR
- the LOC117988113 gene encoding protein FAM135A isoform X3, yielding MSDLQATFEFSVELYKFYNVDLFQRGLYQVRVGLRVSPKVPVHIEATVSSGNGAARTGRPAANASLMGGIAASRAFQIMYRNEEVTLRDIVHFRAHLLVDSRNLKDSLERAEWSLAIELWCSEGAQSSTLTPVSCRVLKLHFQPAQGLHYHLPVLFDYFHLSAVSVTIHASLVALHQPYINTPRSSKQWGKLMKSAGSNFNASGSLENILFGSAGKCAGGNSSKIAHARQVHAEVCGILLGSLEGLQNALTICGSTGVLLTPEESTSNSIVGEVAQRIKDLSDIGKKSEAGEEEEWAMGAAHDIARLCAEVTLRWRAFLHHTSDRPHVHHALAARHHALRVKRFSECFFVLDNPRHSLAGCYDSNYQSYQSVGEAVRRSRYLALLPPLPVHCIALDGDPHIMPIIFEDRYQDTAEFARRRSFLNSNANKSGSDPFLCSEPVREDCACSVSSIMDSRRPSSEASRVTLSLPKTTMDVFEPEYGAIKPSTSVVQATLTLAPQKSSRGSPKRTLVKQNVVEMSKPHNKQLELTGRNRYIVQNNQISEIQLPPNNVFSSCPIQQGQQMSRYSASTLLDINATKSNVNVSRIGKDKSDPNEVFNQKHEIISGVSTLPARHSKSLDQLRVSQMTPLNVQTLSKNVKNSSNTSVNYQKSYVPPQQMKPTTLPRSVTTTAYPTNTTTRCESKGDDYRRNISEFREKYKNPGNSNIQNVHGMNNEVFHNVGYKYDGTIKGNANQIYGYTFGNQGNIPVNNVIRNPLEFQRGYSVNLPRPMLPPRNSYPPVSGKTQVTDQSNLVSNKHVHRSNSTHIFQQSIGNQQIDIEAARNQLRHELNYYLQKGDWSYDFNTGSLIQNYQKKSSKSSDDSGFVMTLDRSSDGTSKSTYSKTPPSTPHSTIPSIRHKKSRSKDSKLNASAKENMKMNSSRDSLSSHHSIKSRDSKSDRQTPKSDRSTPKSDRGTPKSGKATPKSGGITPRSGLATPKSGRATPKSGGTTPKSGRSSGKPERRSKHKPSEKMTQLMSEAASSSSDESIPFELRRLEASSSVPYSLDHGSELRHCRSAASIIEEPNLNNTFGSESLPNLAPPPAFESPPLDIDDKDFKILPPENFSSKDDRRSKSSTSSLSEQSGWVSSGRSSGPSSPDNGSCQLNQDFLIASGTSSTKITNKKIEDNIDKRKKDGEKISEFKRTVLNGEQLRERLLKLAVKATQSSSTEKIECCDKEVCEECTICSDSICTDSQCEYNKMMHTNGIDTGCNSDTCTASCFQQYSEPNISKVNQRHNSFSAVQGKTYSSINKSSNEATVKKSQTVSDNLHPYIRKEIPPKAQPDSGKSNTIIKTKLKDRIEYTEKLIAAEIRSLSVDRSCKSHKIPAGPVAAIQKYQGKAKSEVDLSHYGGDNDYEHLPPPQQFRDAPPPPDEFKDPPSKSPMVSRSSSKSSTPSKTPRKATQPTTLQLDNPLYHVCEGILERRKLRPHQSMNNAATTSASTLNKSQSTGELASRSENGNNKKQRQSNLISIFGLAESERLFVKCREEFRQSVKYPGAIYSDFPPVENSLPYFHISDEYRMFNPEGLHLIICVHGLDGNAADLRLVKTYLELGLPGARLDFLMSERNQGDTFSAFDTMTDRLIQEIVTHIQNSSEPARISFVGHSLGTIIIRSALARPQMKPFLGKLHTFLSLSGPHLGTLYNSSGLVNAGMWFMQKWKKSGSLLQLSLRDTPDPRQSFLYCLSERSQLHQFKHILLCGSGQDRYVPLHSARLELCKAAAKDASLLGQAYREMVHNMVSPLAARASSVSVVRYDVQHALPHTASALVGRAAHIAALDSDLFIEKFLLVSALKYFR
- the LOC117988113 gene encoding protein FAM135A isoform X1, with the protein product MSDLQATFEFSVELYKFYNVDLFQRGLYQVRVGLRVSPKVPVHIEATVSSGNGAARTGRPAANASLMGGIAASRAFQIMYRNEEVTLRDIVHFRAHLLVDSRNLKDSLERAEWSLAIELWCSEGAQSSTLTPVSCRVLKLHFQPAQGLHYHLPVLFDYFHLSAVSVTIHASLVALHQPYIKKSIMHYVQSCTPRSSKQWGKLMKSAGSNFNASGSLENILFGSAGKCAGGNSSKIAHARQVHAEVCGILLGSLEGLQNALTICGSTGVLLTPEESTSNSIVGEVAQRIKDLSDIGKKSEAGEEEEWAMGAAHDIARLCAEVTLRWRAFLHHTSDRPHVHHALAARHHALRVKRFSECFFVLDNPRHSLAGCYDSNYQSYQSVGEAVRRSRYLALLPPLPVHCIALDGDPHIMPIIFEDRYQDTAEFARRRSFLNSNANKSGSDPFLCSEPVREDCACSVSSIMDSRRPSSEASRVTLSLPKTTMDVFEPEYGAIKPSTSVVQATLTLAPQKSSRGSPKRTLVKQNVVEMSKPHNKQLELTGRNRYIVQNNQISEIQLPPNNVFSSCPIQQGQQMSRYSASTLLDINATKSNVNVSRIGKDKSDPNEVFNQKHEIISGVSTLPARHSKSLDQLRVSQMTPLNVQTLSKNVKNSSNTSVNYQKSYVPPQQMKPTTLPRSVTTTAYPTNTTTRCESKGDDYRRNISEFREKYKNPGNSNIQNVHGMNNEVFHNVGYKYDGTIKGNANQIYGYTFGNQGNIPVNNVIRNPLEFQRGYSVNLPRPMLPPRNSYPPVSGKTQVTDQSNLVSNKHVHRSNSTHIFQQSIGNQQIDIEAARNQLRHELNYYLQKGDWSYDFNTGSLIQNYQKKSSKSSDDSGFVMTLDRSSDGTSKSTYSKTPPSTPHSTIPSIRHKKSRSKDSKLNASAKENMKMNSSRDSLSSHHSIKSRDSKSDRQTPKSDRSTPKSDRGTPKSGKATPKSGGITPRSGLATPKSGRATPKSGGTTPKSGRSSGKPERRSKHKPSEKMTQLMSEAASSSSDESIPFELRRLEASSSVPYSLDHGSELRHCRSAASIIEEPNLNNTFGSESLPNLAPPPAFESPPLDIDDKDFKILPPENFSSKDDRRSKSSTSSLSEQSGWVSSGRSSGPSSPDNGSCQLNQDFLIASGTSSTKITNKKIEDNIDKRKKDGEKISEFKRTVLNGEQLRERLLKLAVKATQSSSTEKIECCDKEVCEECTICSDSICTDSQCEYNKMMHTNGIDTGCNSDTCTASCFQQYSEPNISKVNQRHNSFSAVQGKTYSSINKSSNEATVKKSQTVSDNLHPYIRKEIPPKAQPDSGKSNTIIKTKLKDRIEYTEKLIAAEIRSLSVDRSCKSHKIPAGPVAAIQKYQGKAKSEVDLSHYGGDNDYEHLPPPQQFRDAPPPPDEFKDPPSKSPMVSRSSSKSSTPSKTPRKATQPTTLQLDNPLYHVCEGILERRKLRPHQSMNNAATTSASTLNKSQSTGELASRSENGNNKKQRQSNLISIFGLAESERLFVKCREEFRQSVKYPGAIYSDFPPVENSLPYFHISDEYRMFNPEGLHLIICVHGLDGNAADLRLVKTYLELGLPGARLDFLMSERNQGDTFSAFDTMTDRLIQEIVTHIQNSSEPARISFVGHSLGTIIIRSALARPQMKPFLGKLHTFLSLSGPHLGTLYNSSGLVNAGMWFMQKWKKSGSLLQLSLRDTPDPRQSFLYCLSERSQLHQFKHILLCGSGQDRYVPLHSARLELCKAAAKDASLLGQAYREMVHNMVSPLAARASSVSVVRYDVQHALPHTASALVGRAAHIAALDSDLFIEKFLLVSALKYFR
- the LOC117988113 gene encoding protein FAM135A isoform X4, with the protein product MSDLQATFEFSVELYKFYNVDLFQRGLYQVRVGLRVSPKVPVHIEATVSSGNGAARTGRPAANASLMGGIAASRAFQIMYRNEEVTLRDIVHFRAHLLVDSRNLKDSLERAEWSLAIELWCSEGAQSSTLTPVSCRVLKLHFQPAQGLHYHLPVLFDYFHLSAVSVTIHASLVALHQPYIKKSIMHYVQSCTPRSSKQWGKLMKSAGSNFNASGSLENILFGSAGKCAGGNSSKIAHARQVHAEVCGILLGSLEGLQNALTICGSTGVLLTPEESTSNSIVGEVAQRIKDLSDIGKKSEAGEEEEWAMGAAHDIARLCAEVTLRWRAFLHHTSDRPHVHHALAARHHALRVKRFSECFFVLDNPRHSLAGCYDSNYQSYQSVGEAVRRSRYLALLPPLPVHCIALDGDPHIMPIIFEDRYQDTAEFARRRSFLNSNANKSGSDPFLCSEPVREDCACSVSSIMDSRRPSSEASRVTLSLPKTTMDVFEPEYGAIKPSTSVVQATLTLAPQKSSRGSPKRTLVKQNVVEMSKPHNKQLELTGRNRYIVQNNQISEIQLPPNNVFSSCPIQQGQQMSRYSASTLLDINATKSNVNVSRIGKDKSDPNEVFNQKHEIISGVSTLPARHSKSLDQLRVSQMTPLNVQTLSKNVKNSSNTSVNYQKSYVPPQQMKPTTLPRSVTTTAYPTNTTTRCESKGDDYRRNISEFREKYKNPGNSNIQNVHGMNNEVFHNVGYKYDGTIKGNANQIYGYTFGNQGNIPVNNVIRNPLEFQRGYSVNLPRPMLPPRNSYPPVSGKTQVTDQSNLVSNKHVHRSNSTHIFQQSIGNQQIDIEAARNQLRHELNYYLQKGDWSYDFNTGSLIQNYQKKSSKSSDDSGFVMTLDRSSDGTSKSTYSKTPPSTPHSTIPSIRHKKSRSKDSKLNASAKENMKMNSSRDSLSSHHSIKSRDSKSDRQTPKSDRSTPKSDRGTPKSGKATPKSGGITPRSGLATPKSGRATPKSGGTTPKSGRSSGKPERRSKHKPSEKMTQLMSEAASSSSDESIPFELRRLEASSSVPYSLDHGSELRHCRSAASIIEEPNLNNTFGSESLPNLAPPPAFESPPLDIDDKDFKILPPENFSSKDDRRSKSSTSSLSEQSGWVSSGRSSGPSSPDNGSCQLNQDFLIASGTSSTKITNKKIEDNIDKRKKDGEKISEFKRTVLNGEQLRERLLKLAVKATQSSSTEKIECCDKEVCEECTICSDSICTDSQCEYNKMMHTNGIDTGCNSDTCTASCFQQYSEPNISKVNQRHNSFSAVQGKTYSSINKSSNEATVKKSQTVSDNLHPYIRKEIPPKAQPDSGKSNTIIKTKLKDRIEYTEKLIAAEIRSLSVDRSCKSHKIPAGPVAAIQKYQGKAKSEVDLSHYGGDNDYEHLPPPQQFRDAPPPPDEFKDPPSKSPMVSRSSSKSSTPSKTPRKATQPTTLQLDNPLYHVCEEQRQSNLISIFGLAESERLFVKCREEFRQSVKYPGAIYSDFPPVENSLPYFHISDEYRMFNPEGLHLIICVHGLDGNAADLRLVKTYLELGLPGARLDFLMSERNQGDTFSAFDTMTDRLIQEIVTHIQNSSEPARISFVGHSLGTIIIRSALARPQMKPFLGKLHTFLSLSGPHLGTLYNSSGLVNAGMWFMQKWKKSGSLLQLSLRDTPDPRQSFLYCLSERSQLHQFKHILLCGSGQDRYVPLHSARLELCKAAAKDASLLGQAYREMVHNMVSPLAARASSVSVVRYDVQHALPHTASALVGRAAHIAALDSDLFIEKFLLVSALKYFR